In the Engystomops pustulosus chromosome 2, aEngPut4.maternal, whole genome shotgun sequence genome, one interval contains:
- the LOC140119527 gene encoding interferon alpha/beta receptor 2-like, translating to MEPRAVLLACYLMLQVSAALLPPRNLKLSSENFKHVLTWEDPNNESLIYYNVLYSQMYQKNVTVKDCANITERCCDLTKYFPSITQTYRVHVRSFTDRESPKASGAVNMTPIQDTILGPPNVSIVACNCCIQVSIQPPVSHLWSNEEQQYLSLVSDTVYPILICTVKIKYMTEVSSYEKEMISDNYTFTQPNLLPNANYCVSVSVSATLNGKPSIPSEWKCVVTEYHVSESSKVYIIVAAVCGVLLFAGLVLLLVGLDFTGYICRTKTIIPKVLKSLPSSESTFTDRSEVPSPAESLTVEIISRKSETEQKSESENKSFEEGYTNRKRLLLVSDGSSTMASGELPSGGSSSNESSGQATSSTEEDVSAGHLVEGTSSVVSELGSFSGGARTTGAIEDSSNLPINTSGVFNINLNSVAIADPANVWTRGKLEEVPREVAEDSAKAGIVPHQHNVGICLGTDDLEDEENCSDYEEEQDISENSDSDSHLISGYMRR from the exons ATGGAGCCCAGAGCTGTGTTACTAGCCTGCTATCTTATGTTACAAG TTTCCGCAGCTCTACTTCCTCCAAGGAACCTTAAACTCTCCTCCGAAAATTTCAAGCATGTCCTGACCTGGGAAGATCCCAACAACGAGTCTCTCATCTACTATAACGTGTTGTATTCTCAAATGTA CCAGAAGAATGTGACGGTCAAGGACTGCGCCAATATAACAGAGCGGTGCTGCGACCTGACCAAGTACTTCCCCAGTATCACACAAACTTACAGAGTACATGTCCGAAGCTTCACCGACCGAGAATCTCCAAAAGCTTCCGGAGCTGTCAACATGACTCCAATTCAAGACA CTATCCTAGGTCCCCCGAACGTCAGTATCGTCGCGTGTAATTGCTGCATCCAAGTTTCTATCCAACCTCCGGTCTCTCATCTGTGGAGCAATGAAGAGCAGCAGTATCTAAGCCTGGTCAGTGATACGGTCTACCCAATCCTCATATGCACAGTTAAAATCAAGTACATGACAGAG GTCTCATCCTATGAGAAAGAGATGATCTCTGACAACTATACGTTTACCCAACCCAACCTGCTGCCCAACGCCAACTACTGCGTGTCCGTATCCGTAAGTGCGACGCTAAACGGAAAACCCTCAATACCATCCGAATGGAAATGTGTAGTCACCGAATACCATGTGAGCG AGAGCAGTAAAGTGTACATCATTGTGGCTGCAGTCTGCGGAGTCTTGCTCTTCGCCGGTTTGGTCCTGCTCCTGGTTGGATTGGACTTTACGGGATATATCTGCAGGACAAAGACTATTATCCCAAAAGTGTTG AAATCGTTGCCCTCGTCTGAGAGTACGTTCACAGACAGAAGTGAAGTTCCCTCCCCGGCAGAGTCTCTGACTGTGGAAATTATCAGTCGAAAATCTGAGACGGAGCAAAAGTCGGAAAGCGAGAATAAAAGTTTTGAAGAAGGCTATACAAACCGAAAGAGACTTCTTCTAGTCAGCGACGGGAGCAGCACTATGGCCAGTGGAGAACTTCCTTCTGGTGGCTCGTCCTCCAATGAGTCAAGTGGACAAGCCACCAGCTCCACCGAGGAAGACGTCTCTGCGGGACATCTAGTAGAAGGGACGTCTTCTGTTGTCTCTGAACTTGGAAGCTTTTCCGGTGGTGCACGGACCACTGGTGCCATAGAGGACTCCTCCAACCTGCCCATCAACACCAGTGGGGTCTTCAATATAAATCTGAACTCTGTTGCCATAGCCGACCCTGCTAATGTCTGGACTCGTGGGAAACTAGAAGAAGTGCCTCGAGAGGTAGCAGAAGACTCTGCCAAAGCTGGGATTGTACCGCACCAACACAATGTTGGCATCTGTTTAGGCACCGATGACCTGGAAGATGAGGAGAACTGTAGTGATTATGAGGAGGAACAGGACATTTCGGAGAATAGTGACTCCGATAGCCACCTCATATCGGGCTACATGAGAAGATGA